The window CTGGGCAGTTCATCATTTCTGGATCCCTCTCGGTTGCAGCTGAGACTCATCGCAACACCTGTTTGGTGAGTTTCTAGATAttgtttcctcctcttccctaACGTGGGGGATACTCAGAGTTTAGCTCTGCTTCGCCCAGGGCACTATCCAGGAAGAGAGTTGCTGATGAGAGAGCGGAGAGCTTGTTCATCAAGAACACGGTGAAGGAATGTTGGAGAAGGAGAAGGTGGGGGTGGTAATATAGTTTACTGGACCAGCTTGTGCTGGAACACGTGTTGGAGAGGAAGACAGAAGAGACAAATGAGGAGCCGAAGGAGAAAAGGGGCTATTTTAAACTACTCCCTGCTGACTGCCTCAGTATTTTTAACAGCAGCTTGTGGCCCAACAACTACCTTCAATTTTTCTATTGACTAATAAACCTCAATTAGGAGCCCAATAGAAAGGAGCCCAATAGAAAGTAGAGCTGCAAACAGCTGCTGAAAAGGCAGCCAGGCTACCAGGGAACAAAAGAAAGACAAAGGGTCCAGGGAGTCTGCAAAAAAAAGGGGGAATTTAGAAGAATTAAAGTAGCcagaaatatattcaaaatagtAAAGAGAAGGGGACTTCCAGAGAGGCCGCAATGGAGCAAAGCACTAAGTATCTGTGAGACTTTAGGATGTGCTAAAAattaaacatgtgtttaagtgctttcctgaattgagacCTACAGCAGATCAAAAAATATGggaataaatgaaaaatgttgcagaatttttttcaccattcaccccctccccccaaaaattcacatcaatgacattttgaaaatttcaaccagctccgCCTCTTACCTTTTACCTactattttgttttctctgcatAGTAGGAACTGTCTTTTCTAAGTGGCAAGACACATTGTATAATTCACTCCATGAGCCATACTCTAATAACCATGAGATGCTCCCGGAAATATATTAGCTAGCTATTGGTAGGCTTCGCAGGTGACTAAGGGCTTAAATAGCCAACTGCTATGGTTTACTGCTGTGGTCATGAGAAATTAACTTCCAAAGTGTCATAGGCTTGGCTTGTATGAAGCCCTAAAAGTCAGTCTAGGGTTTTGAATCCCCAAAATTACATAAGCCCTGAAATTgcattttaagtgaatttagtgcttataAGAGATCCTAAGACAGAAAAATCAAGCTCACTATTTACCCTGGAACATACACAGCATGTGTAAGTGACTGTTAAACCAGCCACAGGGCTTAGAACTTGGGAACCTTCAGCACTAGAAGGAAAAGTCTCTTCTACTTGAGCTAGCAGACAGGGAGCCTTAAGTGGCTTCAGCAGCAGCCTTATAAACCTTCCATGAGGCTCAGCTACTAGAGGCAGACAAGAACTCCACCCTGTCCTAGCATGACTTGCCTATGGACAGTGCAACATTAGCCCCAAACCACCTCACTAGTGCGCCTCACCCCAGGCGTGCTGGGATCACTTCTGAAGGTGAGCATCTAAATCACCCTTCCAGCCCAgtcagttcttggcctctcttcTACAGCCAAAGTGCAGGATGCTGGCCAAATTCTTGGAGATTCTTGTCCAAATAGGAACTGGTCTGAGCCCCTTTCACATAATCTGCGAAATGTCAGATGGGAGCAATTCTTTGTCACTAGTCTGGATTGGAGCTGGACACAGAGGGGTGAAAGGCCCCAAATCCAGTTACAATTTCCCCAAGAAGAATCGGGTTTTTTGGTCATGAGTGTTCTAGTATTTCCAGGGAGGAAAGGGCGgagttgggctttttttttttttgggctgaAGAAAAAATACCCATGGAGAAAGGCCAAGCTGTTCTCATGGCATCTCCCCATTCTCAGTCCTAGCTGCAGTACGGAGTGGTGACAAGCTCAAAGCATAGGCTAGTGGTGCTGAACTGAGAGCCAGTAGAGCTGAGTTGATTCCTAACTTTTCTGGTAACCTTTGGCAActcccttcacctctctgtgtttcaCTAGCCCTCTTGTGTGTTAGgtcataaactctttggggcagggaccgtgtgtgtgtgtacagcacccagcacaatgaagAACCTGTCTCCATTGGAACCTTTAGCTGTTATCATAATATGAGTCAGCCAGGCTTATCTAACTTTCCCAAAGAAGTGCAGAGTTTGAGTTGAGTGTAAGGGTTCAGGGATGGTTCTTATATCTTTTTTTctattacatttttattacaattttTCAAAACctacatacaaaataaaaaaaaactatatataaACTTCTCATAATATATTAACAAGTTGCTACCTAATCTCAGCTGTACTTGAACCATTTAATTATGTATATGTGTATCTATATAATATGAATGGTTCAAATATAaatcaattatttgtattatacaatttacaaacaaacaatttgtTTATCAAAATTCAATTAGTTAAAGCAAAATTATTAAGTTAACCTAAAGAATAAAAGCAAAGTTCAGAGGAGGGGGATACAGATGGGGAAGAAATGAAATGGATAAAGAGGACGGGGAAGTAAGGGAGCCCATTTGTTTAACAGGATCATTCAGATACTTCCAGGAGAGCATCCCATATCTCTGAGAATTTTGCGGGATATGTCTGTTACTGTACACACGTCTTTCCATGGTGGCCACGCTTACGATATCTATGCTCCAGTCGTCAATTTCACTTTTTGGACTTTCATGCTTGTAGTACTGGTCTGGTAGCAATTACTAGTGCTCTGCTTAGCCAAGGTTTTTCAGATTTATTCAGCTTCCAACTAACATCCATTAGggttaaaattaaatttttgacTTGTAACACAATTTTATCTGATAGAAAAAAGTGACTCTGCAATTAAGTTCTGCCCAAAACATACGAGTGCTGGAGCATTCCCAGAACACACAGGTGGGCTGGTTCTTATTTTAACCAAACCTGTTCTCTGCCTACACACAGCCTGACCCTCTGCATGTCTCTTTCAGGTGAGAGGCAGCCTGGGAATGAACATCACTTGCGCCATCTTCTCAGCCATTGGGATCATTCTCTTCCTAACGGAGCTGATTATTAATGTGTCAGATTACTGGCGTAACTATGAGGTATATCTTTAGTTGGTAAATGACCAGActctgccatagaatcatagaaatgtaaggctggaagggacctcaagaggtcgtccagtccatccccctgcacagACTCCCCCTGGAGTCTAACAGGTGTGTTTAAAATACGAGGTGCCTGGAATTGTCCCAAGCCTTTGACCCCAGGGTAGAAACTATCCATGTGTTCAACTCCAGACTTTCTGATTTGGTTCTGCTGGATAAAGCCAGTGTCAAAACTTGTGCCCATGTCAAATATCAGGCCAGGACcatgtttttcttctgttttgtaCAACACGTAGCATGATAGGGTCCTGATTCATGACTGGGGTTTCCAGCTGCTATCAacatataaattaataataactcctattgatttcagcaggCATAGGATTGGATTCCAatgtctgttttattttatttaatcccactttgcacagatggggacactgaggcacaggggaGTGAAGccacttgtccaaagtcacaagCAAGTTAGTGGCAGAGTTTGGAACCAAATTCAGCTCTTCTGAGTTGTAGTCCAGTGTTTGAGCGACTAGGCCACACACCTTCCCCTAGGCTTTATGATCCTCCATCTTGACAAATGGCTGCATCTCAGGGGCGCAGCTCCCTGCAGACCCAGGAGAAAAGAGAATCTTATGATCTCCTGACAGTGGTGTGGCCATGCATCACAATTACTGGGGCTCCTGAGTAGTTTGAATGAGGAGGAGAATTCTGTGTGCCTGGGAAGAGAAAAGAACCGGGACTGCATTTCTGCACTCCCCAGTGCATCCCCTTATGACGGCCCTGTGTTACCTCTAGTAACCAAGAGTAATTAGCATCCTCTGTGGTTTTGTGCTCCCCAGGATGCTTCGAAGGGGATCACGGTCATGCTGTTCTTGATGACCATCCTGGAGTTCTCCGTCGCTGTCTCAACCTCATACTTTGCATGCCAAGCCATCTGCTATACCCCCAACACCGTGAGTCTTTCAGCTCTCAAACGGGATGTGAGTCAGAGCATGTGGTGAAAGGAAGGGAAGATGTTTGCCTGAATGAAGGGCCCTCCCTGATGGGAGGAGTGTCCTTGGGGAAGGGCCTGAATGTGTATGAGGGAGGCAGTGATGGAGGAAATGACAGCCCCTGATTTAGTCCTGGTTGAAAATTTTGTCTAATCATTTTTTAGATGGGAAATTGGGGTTTCAACTATATGAGAATTTTAGCAGAAAGCACCTGCTTTCTCCAGAAAATATTGCTATTTTGCCAAAACACTGACCACCTGAAAACTAGGGcagtcaaatgattaaaaaattaatgctgactaaaataattaatggcaattaatcacactgttcaacaataacagaatatcatttatttaaatatttttgatgttttccacattttcaaatatattgatttcaattacaacacagaatacaaagtgcacagtgctcactttatatttatttttattacaaatatttgcactctaaaaagaaacaagaagttgtatttcaattcacttaatacaagtactatattgcactctctttatcatgaaagttgaacttacaaatgtagaattatgtacttaaaaaataactgcactcaaaaataaaacagtgtcaaactttagagcctgcaagtccactcagtcctacttcttgtacagccaatcgctcagacaaacaagtttgtttacatttgtgggagataatgctgcccgcttcttgtttacaatgtcacctgaaagtgcgaacaggtgttcgcatggcactcttgtagctggcatcacaagatatttacatgccagatgcattaaagattcatatgtcccttcacacTTTGACCATCATTGCatgggacatgcatccatgctgatgacagttTCTGCTCGATAatcatccaaagcagtgcagactgacgcatgttcattttcatcatctaagtcagaAGGTTGATTATCTTTTTTGgttgttcgggttctgtagtttctgcattggagtgatgctcttttaagacttctgaaagcatcacctcgtccttctcagattttggaaggcacttcagatctTTAAATCTTGTGTCGAGTggtgtagctatctttagaaatctcacattgttaCCTTCTTTGTGtattgtcaaatctgcagtaaaagtgttgtgaaaatgaacaacatgtgctgggtcatcgtccaagactgctataacatgaaatatatggcagaatgcaggtaaaacacagagcaggagacttaCAATTCTCTaacaaagagttcagtcacaaatttaattaatgcatttttttaatgagcctcatcagcatggaagtatgtcctctggaatggtggctgaatcATGAAGGGGgttatgaatgtttagcatatctggcacgtaaacatcatccgatgccagctacaacaatgccatgtgaacgcctgttctcactttcaggtgacatcgtaAATAAGAAacgggtagcattatctcccataaatgtaaacaaacttatttgtctgagcgattggctgaacaagaagtaggactgagtggacttgcaggctctaaagttttacattattttggttCTGAGTGCCGTTacgaagcaaaaaaaaaaatctacatttgtaatttgcactttcatgatagagattgcactacaatccTTGTAGGAGATgaactgaaaatactatttcttttgtttataatttttacagtgcaaatatttgtaatcaataataatacaaagtgtacagtgctcattttatattctgtgttgtaattgaaatagatatgtttgaaaatgtagaaaaacgtccaaaatatttaataaatttcagttggtattctattattgtttaacactgtgattaaaactgtgattaatcacgattaattttttttgagttaatcatatGAGTTAACTACTATTAATTGACAACCCTACTGAAAACCAAACTGTTTAGACTCAAAGCAGAACTATGGTGCCTGGTGGCAATTGTTGTTCAGCTGCCATGTGCTATCATTTTCCTCTATGGGCCGTGTCTTGCAGCActtatatctcccatgatgcaccatgggcagggacctttgTGACACATCCCCTCCCCTCACCAACAAGGGGAAAGTGATAAACCACGGGAGATATAGTTCTGCATGTAAACACAGCTCATACAGGACAATGAAAGTATAAGacatccaaactacaactcccatgaggcactgtggttCCATGTTGAATCAAAATATTCTGCTGGTTGATAgatttttgttgacatttttggCAGAAGAAATAACCCTATTTTCTGGCCCTTTTTTACCCTGATTCCTAACCAGGCTGCTGGCACCACGCTCCAAGTTACTGAATCTTTTTTTAATGGGAGGGGGAAGTAATCCCAGTTTTCACTGCCGCCACATTGACCTTCATTGTCAGTGTTTTAATTTCTGTGGAGCTGCATTTCATCTCCCCGCGCCAGGTAGCAGGGTGGggtgtggcggggtgggggacAGGAAACTGTAACTGGGCCAGAACCTGAGCTGCAATCCCACCCTTTTGTGCCACTGAAAGTCACTGGAGCTCTCCAGCAGAGAATTCCCTTGGCATGGAATTCCCCGCCTGGCACAGCCAGCTCTTACTTCCTTGGTGGAGGGGATGTATTGAGGCATGGACAGAGTCCTTTGTACTTCAGCAGTACTTAACAGATGGACAGCTCCTTGGGGGTCATCACTAGCCTTTGTTTTAGAGCAGCTGGTAGGGCTCGCATAGAACCAGCCATGGAATCATGATGCTGCAAACTCCCCTCCCAAAAGCTACAGCTGTGGACATTCCCTCCAGGGACAATGTTTCTAGGcagacagaaaaataaatgaatcgAGGCAACAGGAAACGCCTTTTTTGGAATACAACTCACTACTGTGAGGCTGATGTGACTGTGACCTCCCcaaaggctggctggctgcctccCATGCAGCAGTTCTCCTGGCCCTTCCTCTGAGCATCTTGGAAGAGTGAAGGGCGTAGCTGTGATGAGGTTAACCCATGGTTTACCTGGGAGTTGGTAGGCTCACACACTGATAAACTAATGTTTTCTCAATCTGTGTTGAAAACTGTGTTaagtttttatgaaaaaaaaccccacctgtttttgtctaaattttccaggcattttatatttttttgcagaaatttgAATACCAAAGTATTTCGACAAAACCCAAAAGATTTCAATGTAGAAATGCTGCTGCGGTGCCTAATGAGGATTGTAGTTTGAATGCGTCATGTTGTCATTCTCCTTTGTGGGTCAGGCTCCTTAGTCCGACTACAACTCCCAACATTGTCCCCCTTTTAGTGAGGGGAGGTTGTTGCATCCTGGGAGTCcctggccatggtgcatcatgggaaatgtagtctcgCCAGTAAGCCTGATCCATAGCAAAGAATGAGGGACAATAGGCAAACAAACTACACCTCCCATGTGGCACTGCAGCATCTCCAAAttgaaatgtagtgcccatctttaaaaaagggaagaaggaggatcctgggaactacaggccagtcagcctcacctcaatccctggaaaaatcatggagcaggtcctcaaggaatcaattctgaagcacttagaggagaggaaagtgatcaggaacagtcagcatggattcaccaagggcaagtcatgcctgactaatctaattgccttctatgacgagataactggctctgtggatgaggggaaagcagtggacgtgttgttccttgactttagcaaagcttttgacatggtctcccacagtattcttgccagcaagttaaagaagtatgggctggatgaatggactataaggtgggtagaaagctggctagattgttggactcaatgggtgatcaatggctccatgtctagttggcagccggtatcaagtggagtgccccaagggtcggtcctggggccggttttgtccaatatcttcataaatgatctggaggatggtgtggattgcaccctctgcaagtttgcagatgacactaaactgggaggagaggtagatatgctggagggtagggataggatacagagggccctagacaaattagaggattgggccaaaagaaatctgatgaggttcaacaaggacaagtgcagagtcctgcacttaggatggaagaatcccatgcactgctacagactagggaccgaatggcttggcagcagttctgcagaaagggacctaggggttacagtggacgagaagctggatatgagtcagcagtgtgcccttgttgccaagaaggccaatggcattttgggatgtataagtaggggcattgccagcagattgagggacgtgatcattcccatctattcaacagtggtgaggcctcatctggagtactgtgtccagttttgagccccacactacaagaaggatgtggaaaaattggaaagcgtccagcagagggcaacaaaaatgattaggggactggaacacatgacttatgaggggaggctgagggaactgggattgtttagtctgtggagagaagaatgaggggggatttgatagctgcttttaactacctgaaagggggttccaaagaggatggatctaaactgttctcagtggtagctgatgacagaacaaggagtaatggtctcaagttgcagaggggaggtttaggttggatattaggaaaaactttttcactaggagggtggtgcaacactggaatgcgttacctagggaggtggtggaatctctatccttagaagtttttaaggtcaggcttgacaaagccctggctgggatgatttagttggggattggtcctgctttgagcagggggttggagtagatgacctcctgaggtcccttccagccctgatattctatgattctatgacatcctTAAGTTTTAGGGCATtcaatttttggatgaaaaattaaatttttccCTGGAAACTGGATACTTCTCATGAAACAATTCATTGAGTTAAACATAAAAGTttggagtttgggtttttttttttgttttttgtttttttctttgaaaatcagcTTGTTGACAGGAAATTTTCAAGCAGCCCTAGCAAGGAGCACAGAGGGACACTCTGTGGCATAGTGAGACCTACCACATTAACCTTTTAAGTGCCTCACACAAACCTGCTGCAGTCAAGACCCAAGAGAATGTCTAGTTTCCATATCCAAAATGTTATCACTATATCAAGAGACCAGGGTCATGTTCTATGACACCTGGGACCCATGCCCCTCCACAGGAAAAATCCTACCGATAGCAAGTAGGGTGTTGACAGTGATGATGCcacagattcatccctggtgtaattccagtCACAACAGGAGAGTTATACCAGGGATGCACCTGCCCCAGTTATAAGAACTagagggatgaggaagatgatggtggTAGTGCTGAAAAATGTGTTGATGAAAGGGAGTGGAAGGGTGAGGAAGGTGAAGGGGGTGAGCATGGAGGACTGagaaaagtgatggtggcaaaGAATGTGCGGAAGATGCTGGAGCGAGAATGGAGAGGTGAGGAAGGTGCTGGGTGTGAGGGCTGATCTCTTTTGTTTTGCAGGCCATGTTGTTCATGCCATATGCTGCCAATTCAAACTTTGCGGTTCCTTCTGCACCAGTGGCCTCTCCACCACCTTACACCAATCGGGCTTATGACTCCAAAGAAGAGACCGAGCAAGGGGCCTCATAAAGAACTCCTACGAGAtatggctccagcagcagctcctctgagATGTAAAACTCAACCCCGTCCTGTATGATAGATTGTAATCCATTTCCTGAGTGCAGTTCTAGAACCCAGCTCTGTCACTCTTCACAGAGA of the Eretmochelys imbricata isolate rEreImb1 chromosome 6, rEreImb1.hap1, whole genome shotgun sequence genome contains:
- the LOC144265535 gene encoding membrane-spanning 4-domains subfamily A member 15-like, translated to MAAPGSTANGVLMFMPPNSAGVIHQGQGVSGAISQIPEMVQCGPQQFTVMNPGNQPLGLMYPRSPAEQVAQLKKVGMMEIFLKAQPKTLGAIQILIGLMHIGFGGVAAVFVGYNVYISISVIGGYPFWGGLFFIISGSLSVAAETHRNTCLVRGSLGMNITCAIFSAIGIILFLTELIINVSDYWRNYEDASKGITVMLFLMTILEFSVAVSTSYFACQAICYTPNTAMLFMPYAANSNFAVPSAPVASPPPYTNRAYDSKEETEQGAS